AGCCCATTGACCGAACTGGTCAACGGGCTTTTTTGTACGATCTTTAACACTTGACGATGTTGAATGCAAGCGAAGCTTATTAATTACATTCCAGATCAAGACTTGGAGTTGGAATGATCTTTAGCATTAAGTGTAGCAATCAGTTTCTCGCCCTCAACGTCCAGATTTGGTAGAATGCGATCCAGCCATTTTGGAAGTGACCAAGCCTTGTCACCGAAAATAGCCATGATGGCAGGAACCAATCCCATCCGAATAATGAAAGCATCAATCAGAATGCCTACAGCTAATGTGAAACCAATCTGTTTGATCATGACGTCATCTGTGAAGATAAACCCAGCAAATACCGAAACCATGATCACCGCTGCGGCAACAACCACGCGACTTACCTGGTTATAACCATGAACAACAGACTCAGTTCCTCTATGACCGTGTACGTATGATTCCCGCATCGAGCTGACAAGGAAGACCTGATAGTCCATTGCCAAGCCATACAGGATACCTGTCACGATGATCGGCATAAAGCTCAGCAGCGGGCCACCGGTGTCGAAACCAAAGAGCGAATGGAGCCAGCCCCACTGGAATACAGCAGTAGTGATCCCGAACGTTGCCAGAATGCTAAGAAGGAAGCCGATCGTTGCTTTAATTGGAACAATAATCGAACGAAATACCAAAAGCAGGATGATCAGCGACAGCAGGATAATAATTCCCACATAGATCGGGAATACCTGTGCCAATTTGGATGACATATCAATGTTAACGGCGGTGAGTCCGGTAACACCAATCTTAACGTCATTCATCTTTGCCACGCTTGATTCAGCAGATCGCAGCTCAGTCACCAGATCCTTGGTGATTTTATCGTTGGGACCCGTTTCAGGAATAAGACTAAAGATAGCCAGATCTTCTGTCATGCCTAGTGGTGTCACCTGTGCAACGTTATTTTGGCTTTGAAGTTCCTTCATGAGATTGCCCAAGAGTTCCGGAGTCACCTGAGCGGAAGAGTTATTAGGTTCTGCGACCAGAATAAGTGGTCCGTTAAATCCTTCTCCGAAGCCTTCGGATATGGCGTCATAACTTTGTCTTGCTGTGGTGTCCAGATTTGCTGAAGAAGCTCCCGGGATGCCCATTTCCATTTTTGTTATAGGTGTGGCCGCTGCCCCAAGAAGTACGACAATGGCAATAATTGTGATCCAACGATACTTGATAACGAATTTAACCCATCTGTGAGCGATCCCACGGTCAGCCGCTTTAGGATGTTTTGTGCTTTTCTCGCGTGCTTTAGGGGAACAGATGCGTTCACCCACCAATCCAAGTAAAGCGGGCAATAGAGTAAGGGCAACAAATACATTAATAAGAACGGTAGCTGCGGCAACTAAAGCCATCGTAGATAAGAATGTGAGACCGATGACAAGCATACCGCACAGTGCAATAATGACGGTTAATCCTGCAAAAAATACTGCGCTGCCCGAAGTTCCAATGGCTCTTGCTGTCGCCTCTTGTGCGCTCAAACGTTGATCAATAATCATTCGCCGCTGGCGATTGACAATGAATAGAGCATAATCGATTCCGACGGCCAGACCAACCATTAGAGCCAGAACGGAAGTGACACTTGGCATTTCTATAAACTTGGAGATTGAGAACGCTCCACCTACTCCAATGGCAACGCCGAGGAGTGCAGTGACCAGAGGCAGACCTGCCGCAACGACGGAACCCAGGGTGATTAGCAAAACAATAACAGCAATGATCAGTCCGATAATCTCTGCCGATCCGACACCGATCGCTACCGTTTTGAGCGTTTCGCCTGGTAGCACGGTGATGTTGGTTCCTTGCTGGGCAGTCATCACAGAGTCAATTACAGAATCAAATACATCTTGAGTAATTGCAGACTGCTCAATGGTGAACTGAAATTGGAACAGAGCAATTTTGCCGTCAGAAGAGAGAAGGACACCAGGTACAGGAACGCCATCCACCATAAGAGGACCATAGGGGGGAGGAGAGGCTGTAGTGGATTGCTGCATATTGGCAGCCTGAGCCATGTCGGCAGATGCACCCGAACTGCTAGCTTCAGCTGCATAATCCGCAGGATTAAGCACATCGTTCAATCCGTAAACTTCACTGACAGCTTTCATTATTGCAGTCAAACGTTCAGGTGTATCCAAACGCTCGCTGTCAGGTGCTTTGAACACAACACTTCCTTGGCCGCCGGAGGCCGCTGGTAATTCTTTAGCTAATTGATCCAAGACTTTCTGTGATTCAGTGCCTTCAATTTTCATTTCAGAACTGATATGAACACCATTGATACTGATCATAGAAACGACAATACCCAGAATCAATACCCAACCAATGATGAAATACCCGGGTTTGCGAAAAGCGGTTTTCCCCACTCTGTATAATAATGTAGACATATATCTATTTTACACTCCCTCTATGGTGAATATAAATTGCTTAGCTCATCAGAATCCTTTGCGCAAATAACTAAACATAGTTTCTAAAAACTCATCGAATGCTACCGCTTCAGTGCTTGGATGGTCATTCTTCTTTTGTCCCGGGAGCAGCACATTAAGTCTTCCGTCAATTAAAGGAAGAATGATCCCGTAAACTGCGTTTATAAGAAGATAAGTATATACCTCGTCATCATTTCCGTTAGACAAGTCTAACAATGTTTCTTGAGCTTTCGTCTGCATCTGGTGCACTACCCCGAGGAAATGCGGTTCCAAGACAGGATATTTTTGGGAAAGCAACAAAAGTTCACGCAATCTTCCTATGAGATCCGCTGTAAGCTGCATCTGGATGAGTTGATACAGAACGTCAAGCAATGAGGTATTTGGGGGAATCTGGGTGAGCAAATTCTCGAACTCAGTCGTGTTATGAACAGCTGTAGCTCCCCTCGCAACTGCTTCTTCCTTGCATGTGAAATAGTTTGCGAAAGTTCTTCTGGAGTAACCGGCTTTTTGCACGATATCTTCAACAACAAAGCCGTCCAGACCGTGTTCAAGTGCAAGTTCAAATGCTGCAATCGCTAGAGATTGCTCTGTCGCTTCTTTTTTTAAATGTCGCAAAGTTGGTTTGGTCATCATTTTCCGCTATGCGTACACCTCCAACATGGTTGTTACTTGGGGAAGCAATCGTAATTTGTTGACTTCATTTTGGGTTCACACGACTCCTCTCTCAGGATCATCTTAACTTAAATTTGCCCTTTAGGCAAATTTGCTCAAAGGGAAATTTTATGCCTGCACCATATACGTAAAAACGTCGACCTTTGTTCAGGTTGAAGGTCCTAGTTTCGAAATGTATTATGGAATGACAGAGCATTAAATCAGCGTGCTGCATCAAACAGGCTCGCTTATTAGAAAGCCAAATAAAGGAGGTGCCGCATGAGTTCCATTCTAAACGTTATAGAAAAGCTAAAGTTGAACGTTTTGAATATTGAAGATGTTCCCGAATCATTTAGTTCGGATGTATATAAACTTGGTCTTGCTAGTGGAGAAGACGTTTATGTAAAGATTCCATTTAACAAGGATAAGCTTTTTCGTGAATTTCAGATGCTTGAAACATTGAAGGATGTCTTACCTGTTCCTAAGGTATTGGACATTTGGTATGGGGATGAAATTACTACGGGGGCGTTGCTTCTTTCGGCAATTCAAGGTGTGCCTTGTACAGAAAATATGGATGAAAAGCTGTATTTTCAAATGGGTGTTTATCATGCAATGCTTCATGAGGTAAAAACGCCAGGAAAAGTGGAAAGAGCCCTGCAAAGAGCTCCTCGATCCAGCATTGTATGAACGATGCATTCTTCATTTTGACGGCGTTTTCTCTGCTTTACCTGATCCTGACGGACCCTGTTTTGTACATATGGATTTTCGACCTGGAAATATATTGGTGAATAGCAACAAGGTCGTTGGTATTATTGATTTCGAAAGTGCTCGTGGTGGTTCCTCTGAAATAGATTTCACTAAAATCAATAGATATATTTGGGAAGTTAACCCGAGAACAAAATCCCCGTACGTTGAAGGTTATCAAACCATTCGGACCATGTTAAATCTCGAAATCGTATTGCCATTCTATAATTTTTATGATGCTTTTAGCGCCGTGGTTTGGTGTAAAAACAGAGGCGTTGAAAAAAATCAATCGTTCCTTCAGGAAAATATAGAAGTTTTGAAGAAATCAGTAGGTCATTGAATAAACGTTCAACAGGTTTGGCCGGTTTTCCTAAACGGAAAGAATCCATTCTGCAATGTCATGTATCACTTTTTTATCTACATGTTGTGCAACTTTGTACTCTTTTTTCATTTTTAATATCTCTCCATAAACAGCTGGCATGAATAAATGATTTAAGTTGGGGTAAAGTTTAAACGTTACATGTGGCTTTTCACCCAATAAGTCTTTGTAAGCCTGAAAATCTTTGTCTACGGATACATGAAAATCTTGATCTCCTTGCAAAATGAGCACGGGTTTATCTAATACGTTAAGGTAATTAATGGAGGGATGTTCTCCCATCTCTTTGAAGTAGAAGGCTCTAGAATATTTCCCCAAAATCACAGTTGATTTCGCTTCTTCATCACTTAATGTATAAATTTTATCAAATTTAGCTGATAGCGCTCCTATTTGTTTCTTCGCAATCATTTTCAAAAACATATTCAATGAGTCTAAAACATCGTTGTTTTGATCCATCAGAATCTCTTCTAACTTCCGTGGAGACCCACCCATAATAATGATGCCAGCAAAATGTCCACCTTCTGCATCAATTCGTGGAGCTAACATCCCGCCTAAACTATGACCTATAATGAATATTTGGTTGGTATCAATACGTGGGTCATTGCGTAATAAATCTGCTGCGAGGATAGCATCTTCAATCGTTTCTTCTTTAACGGATAATCCGGTATCGTATTCCCAAAACCTCCGATCAGCATGTTTATTCTATAAACCTATTCATTTTTTGAACTAGTCGTTGATATTCGGGTAATTCATGTAACGAATCGAACGCTGGATTCAGCAGAACATCCCTCATCATGCTATTCTTGATAACTTGCTCGCTGCGTGGGGCGGAGACGTCGAAATCTTTCAGCCACGGATCAATCAGGTCAAAAAAGGGATCACCACGAAGCTCAAAAGGGAAGAATCCTTCCACGCAGGTATCCACATATTTTTCAAGAAATTCAATTGATTTCTCAGGGAATTTGTTCACGCAATATAGATGAGCCCCTAGTGCGTAAAGCAAGACGACATTGTTCGGATTTAGCCGCTCCATATTAAAGATTCATGCAAAATCGGACGCTCTCATAAAAGCTGCTTCGGCTTTTTCGACATTATTAATATTTAATTGAAGGACGTTCAGCAGCCCTTGAAAGACTGCCATACTGTGCTGATACAGTTCAGCCTGCAAGGTTTCTTTGGCTTTGTCGATGTTGCCCATAAGCTGATATGCCTGTGAAATTAACTGGCCCTTTGGCATCATAGGCCGAACAGTCTCCCCAAGCAAATCTAACGCCCGCTGCGGGTCCCTTAGTGCCAGACAACAAATCGACTGGTACAAAACCGCCTCGTTGGAAAGCTGCATATCGCCACTTTCGCCCTGAATCCGTTCACACAGGGTCACGGTTTCGTTAAGAAGAGTCTCTTTTTGCTCTTGTGTTGTCGCCAGCATGAAGTGATTGGTGTACAGCTTAACCATTTGCAATAAAAGCGGAAAGCAGGCGTAATATTTTTTGATGACCGCCCTACATTCAGTGATTACTTCTTCAAAAGGGAAGGCTGCAAAATTATTGGCCAGTCGGGTGTACAGCTTTGCGATGTCCGACTGCTCCATTTGCGGCGAATAACCCATCAATTCATCAATGCTAATGTTAAAATAGGTCGCAAGCCGTGGCAGAAAAGTGATGTCAGGATAGCTTTGTCCCGTTTCCCACTTGGAAACGGACGCTTTGGAAACACCGATAAATGCAGCAACTGCATCCTGTGTTAATCCTTTTTCTCTGC
Above is a window of Paenibacillus sp. E222 DNA encoding:
- a CDS encoding helix-turn-helix domain-containing protein → MNEINLASILVAKRREKGLTQDAVAAFIGVSKASVSKWETGQSYPDITFLPRLATYFNISIDELMGYSPQMEQSDIAKLYTRLANNFAAFPFEEVITECRAVIKKYYACFPLLLQMVKLYTNHFMLATTQEQKETLLNETVTLCERIQGESGDMQLSNEAVLYQSICCLALRDPQRALDLLGETVRPMMPKGQLISQAYQLMGNIDKAKETLQAELYQHSMAVFQGLLNVLQLNINNVEKAEAAFMRASDFA
- a CDS encoding TetR/AcrR family transcriptional regulator, producing the protein MMTKPTLRHLKKEATEQSLAIAAFELALEHGLDGFVVEDIVQKAGYSRRTFANYFTCKEEAVARGATAVHNTTEFENLLTQIPPNTSLLDVLYQLIQMQLTADLIGRLRELLLLSQKYPVLEPHFLGVVHQMQTKAQETLLDLSNGNDDEVYTYLLINAVYGIILPLIDGRLNVLLPGQKKNDHPSTEAVAFDEFLETMFSYLRKGF
- a CDS encoding phosphotransferase family protein; translated protein: MYERCILHFDGVFSALPDPDGPCFVHMDFRPGNILVNSNKVVGIIDFESARGGSSEIDFTKINRYIWEVNPRTKSPYVEGYQTIRTMLNLEIVLPFYNFYDAFSAVVWCKNRGVEKNQSFLQENIEVLKKSVGH
- a CDS encoding MMPL family transporter — protein: MSTLLYRVGKTAFRKPGYFIIGWVLILGIVVSMISINGVHISSEMKIEGTESQKVLDQLAKELPAASGGQGSVVFKAPDSERLDTPERLTAIMKAVSEVYGLNDVLNPADYAAEASSSGASADMAQAANMQQSTTASPPPYGPLMVDGVPVPGVLLSSDGKIALFQFQFTIEQSAITQDVFDSVIDSVMTAQQGTNITVLPGETLKTVAIGVGSAEIIGLIIAVIVLLITLGSVVAAGLPLVTALLGVAIGVGGAFSISKFIEMPSVTSVLALMVGLAVGIDYALFIVNRQRRMIIDQRLSAQEATARAIGTSGSAVFFAGLTVIIALCGMLVIGLTFLSTMALVAAATVLINVFVALTLLPALLGLVGERICSPKAREKSTKHPKAADRGIAHRWVKFVIKYRWITIIAIVVLLGAAATPITKMEMGIPGASSANLDTTARQSYDAISEGFGEGFNGPLILVAEPNNSSAQVTPELLGNLMKELQSQNNVAQVTPLGMTEDLAIFSLIPETGPNDKITKDLVTELRSAESSVAKMNDVKIGVTGLTAVNIDMSSKLAQVFPIYVGIIILLSLIILLLVFRSIIVPIKATIGFLLSILATFGITTAVFQWGWLHSLFGFDTGGPLLSFMPIIVTGILYGLAMDYQVFLVSSMRESYVHGHRGTESVVHGYNQVSRVVVAAAVIMVSVFAGFIFTDDVMIKQIGFTLAVGILIDAFIIRMGLVPAIMAIFGDKAWSLPKWLDRILPNLDVEGEKLIATLNAKDHSNSKS